From the genome of Leptospira andrefontaineae, one region includes:
- a CDS encoding aldo/keto reductase codes for MKISLSKEGPSFSRLVYGCWRLHMDPKGSSSDRILEKIEVCLESGIDTFDHADLYGEYGNEEKFGIVLKSRPDLKEKIKIVTKAGIQLPGPNRQGISVKHYDTSGKYLTSSVENSLKKLNVDKIDLFLIHRPDPLMNADEIAKVFKSLKQSGKVLHFGVSNFTPSQFSLLQSRLDFPLVTNQLEFHPFYTDPLVNGVFDQAQELGIRPMIWSPTAGGRVFQPKTEQEIVLYKTLEELARKKSTTIDAVLFSWYLFHPAQLVPVLGTNDPDRIRSATKSFQIQLEREEWFQILEAGTGKRVP; via the coding sequence ATGAAAATTTCACTTTCTAAAGAAGGTCCAAGTTTTTCCAGATTAGTCTATGGTTGTTGGAGACTACATATGGATCCTAAGGGATCAAGTAGTGACCGTATTTTAGAAAAGATAGAAGTTTGTCTGGAATCCGGGATTGATACATTCGATCATGCGGATCTATACGGAGAGTATGGAAACGAAGAAAAATTCGGAATCGTTTTGAAATCCAGGCCGGATCTGAAAGAGAAGATCAAGATAGTCACTAAGGCTGGAATTCAACTTCCTGGACCAAATCGCCAAGGCATTTCGGTGAAACATTATGATACTTCTGGCAAATATCTAACCAGCTCAGTCGAAAATTCATTAAAAAAACTGAATGTAGATAAGATAGACCTATTTTTGATCCATAGGCCCGATCCTTTGATGAATGCTGATGAGATCGCAAAGGTTTTTAAATCTTTGAAACAAAGCGGTAAGGTCTTACATTTCGGAGTTTCAAATTTCACTCCTTCCCAATTTTCACTTTTGCAGTCCAGATTGGATTTTCCGTTGGTTACAAACCAATTGGAGTTCCATCCATTTTATACTGATCCTTTGGTGAATGGAGTATTTGATCAGGCCCAAGAATTGGGTATTAGGCCTATGATTTGGTCTCCGACTGCCGGTGGGCGAGTCTTCCAACCTAAAACAGAACAAGAAATTGTTTTATATAAAACATTGGAGGAGTTGGCAAGGAAGAAGAGCACAACTATCGATGCTGTATTATTCTCTTGGTATCTATTCCATCCGGCACAATTGGTCCCAGTTTTGGGGACGAATGATCCGGATCGTATCAGATCTGCTACAAAATCTTTTCAAATTCAATTAGAAAGAGAGGAATGGTTTCAGATTTTAGAGGCAGGAACTGGTAAAAGAGTTCCTTAA